The sequence CGGGCAATACAGGTATTGGTTTGGCCATGGTAGCGGCCGTAAAAGGTTACAAAATAATCATTGTCATGCCCGAATCCATGTCGATTGAGCGCCGGAAGCTGATGTCGGCCTACGGGGCAGAGATTGAACTTACCCCACGCATTGGAGGCATGAAGGCAGCCATAGAAAAAGCCGAAGAGTTGGTCAAAGAACTTCCCCACGCCTGGATGCCTGCACAATTTGACAATCCTTCCAATTATAAAACACATATAAAAACTACTGCCCAGGAGATTATTAATGATTTTCCCAACGGGCTGGACTATTTGTTTACCGGGGTAGGTACAGGTGGACATCTTACCGGATGTGCCACGGCATTGAAAAAAGCATTCCCAAAATTAAAAGTATTTGCCATTGAGCCGGATCAATCGCCGGTAATTAGCGGAGGCAAACCCGCACCCCATGCCTTGCAGGGTATAGGTGCCGGATTTATCCCAAAAAATCTGCACCTTGAACTTCTCGACGGTGTCATTCCTATTAGCAAAGACGAAGCTTACGACTTTACGCGCAGGGTTGCCAGGGAAGAAGGAATAATGGTCGGCATTTCAACCGGTGCTTCATTGGCGGCCATCGACAAGAAGATATTAGAATTACCGGCAGGTTCCAAGATACTTACATTTGCCTATGATACCGGTGAACGCTATCTTTCCGTCATAGATTTATTTTAAGAGTTTAGATGTTCAATGATATGCCTTTGAGTGATTCCATTTTTTCCATAAAAACA is a genomic window of Bacteroidota bacterium containing:
- the cysK gene encoding cysteine synthase A; the protein is MIFQNILQTIGNTPIVKLNRLYPNDREVYIKVEKTNPAGSIKDRISLAMIEDAEKEGILKPDSVIVEPTSGNTGIGLAMVAAVKGYKIIIVMPESMSIERRKLMSAYGAEIELTPRIGGMKAAIEKAEELVKELPHAWMPAQFDNPSNYKTHIKTTAQEIINDFPNGLDYLFTGVGTGGHLTGCATALKKAFPKLKVFAIEPDQSPVISGGKPAPHALQGIGAGFIPKNLHLELLDGVIPISKDEAYDFTRRVAREEGIMVGISTGASLAAIDKKILELPAGSKILTFAYDTGERYLSVIDLF